The DNA region GCCCGACCAGGCAAAGCGGTTCGAAACTCGTGGGTTCGACCGTTGGGCTCCGAAACCAAATATCCATGCCATCAAGCAGCCCCCCGCAGGTCTTGGCCGCAATGATATGCACCCGGAGTAGCTTCATGTCCGCACTCGCTGGAATCGCATTTCACTGGTCGGCACATCAAAGACTTGCTTGATGCCTGACTTCGGGTCAGTCAACAATTTGAAGACGAGGTCTTTTAACGTCTCATAATCGGCAGACACCTGGCTCCGCAGTTCATCAAAGGTGAAACTGGGTGCCGGAAGACTTTCAATGATTGCTCTGAGTGTCTCTGTTGAGAGTGTCGTCACTTTGGGTCTCCTCACAGTTTTTCGTTGTTTCGGTTTAGACGCCTGCTCCGCGCGAAATGCTTGGATACGTTCGAGCAGCAGGCTAGCCGGTTCGTCGTTAGGATCCTGCGGCACCAGTTCGCCGCGAAAGGCCTTGGCAAGGAGGGACGGGGTGAGCTGTTCGACTTGGGCGCGGGCGGTGGCGTAGCGGGCTTCCAGGCGGTCTGCGTAGGCGAAGAGGGCTTCGACGCGGCGGACGATCTCTTGCTGTTCCTCTAGGGTTGGCAAAGGAACTGGTATTTCCTTAATTCTCATTAGCGCCAACTTTCCCTGAGCGCCTGATTTCACTAGAAAATCTATGTGATTCTGCGCGACAGGAGATCGTAACCAAAAGGCAAGATAGTCATTTGCTACGTTCTTAAAATTGCATATTTTTGCGGCATTTTCCGTGAGATTTGCATTGTCGTATTCGAGAGGAATAACTCCAACATCCCCGATACAAGCCCCCACAATCGTTATATACACATCGCCATCATTGACGATGTAACGCTTAATCAATTTTTGAATATTTGGTGGCAAATACTCTTGGATATCCTTTTGGACAGTCCCTTTTTTCAATTGCCCAGCTTTGATGTAAGGGAACCCTGTGTTTTCCATCACGAGTTTTTCTCCTTTGGGCAAACGTTTCCCCCCCTTCACCTCTGCAATTGAGTCAATCAGAGTCCATGTCCAACACTCAGGAATATCAAATAGCCCAGCTCCTCTGCTGGTACCTATCGATTGAGGTTTTTTTACCTCCCGCCACTCCTCCGTCAGCCTGCCGGAAGTGGCGGCGCTGAGGACGGCTTGGCGGAAGCGTTTGAGGATGGCAGGCACACGGTCGAGGCGTTCGTGGCAGGCGTCCACCCTCGCCAGGACCGCATCGAGCTTGTCGGCGATGCGCTGCTGTTCGTTGAGGGGAGGGAGGGGGACAACAAGGCTTTCAATGTCTCCCTTTCGAAGTGATGGAACTGTCGTAGCGCGAGACAGCTCAGTAAAATCCTGTGTTCGCAAAAACATATACAGGTACCGGTCCGACTCTTTGGTGAACGCTTTGACTGCCATGACGTTGTTGTCGATCAAGCATTCATCAGTGACAATGGCACGACGATTCAACTTGATAGCCTCTCCGATCTTGGCAAACACTGTGGCTCCTGAAGGAATCGGCTTTCCTTTCAATTCCGCTGCGACCCGAAGAGATACAAAGTGTTGCGGAATATGAAGTTGCCCTGCGTGCTTCAATACGGCCCGAGATATGTCCCCAACTTTGTAAAACCCAAGAGCGCCAGACGTTTCACCTTGGTAGTGTAGAGGAAAACCAACACCACTTACAGTTGTCGCAATGTCACAGAGATGCACTTCACACCAGTTCAGAGGCAATTCGCTCATCCCTCCCCCTCCCCAATCACATCACCCTCACGATCTAACGCCATAAGCATCCTCCTGGCCGCCAGCCGCTCCCGCGCCTCGATCAAGGCCTGATGCAGGCGGCGCTCCAACTCCTCCTTGGGTGGCAACTCGGTCCAATACTCGGCCACGGTGATACCGTCCTGCTGCATCTGCAGGAGTTCCACCTGCTCGCGGCTGGCCTCGGCACAGAGGATAAGACCGATGGGGGCCTCTTCGCCGGGCTGGCGCTCATAGCGATCCAACCACTTGAGGTAGAGCTCCATCTGGCCCTTGTGGGCGGCCTTGAAGCGGCCGAGTTTGAGTTCCACCGCTACCAGACGGCGCAGGCGGCGGTGGAAGAAGAGGAGATCGAGGTAGAAGTCGTCGCCGTCGATGACCATGCGCTTCTGCCGTTCGACAAAGGCAAAGCCCCGCCCCAACTCCAGGATGAAGGCCTCCAACTGACGCAGAATGGCGGACTCCAGATCAGCCTCATCGTAGCCCTGGTTGAGACCCAGAAAATCGAGAAAGTAGGGGTCCTTGAAGACCAGGCCGGGGCTGAGTCGGCCGCTGGTTTCGGTGTGCGCCAGGGCCTGGTTGATGCCAGCGCCCTGGCTGCTGGCCACGGCGGTGCGTTCGAAGGTCTTCTGTTCGATGCGGCGGCGCAGTTCACGCACACTCCAGCCCTCGGTGGCGCTGACCCTTGCATAAAACGTCCGCGTCTCGGGATCTTTGAGCGGCAGGAGTTGCAAGAAATGGGTCCAGCTCAATTGTCGCATCAGCGATGCGACAATTTCGGGGTCAGGAAAGAGCTCGGCAAATTTGACCATGCGGTGCAGGTTCTTGGCCTCGAAGCCTCGGCCAAACTCGGCAACCAGCCGGGAGCCCAAGTGGTCAATGACCTTGCTGCCGTAGGCGGCCCGTTCGCCACCCAGCACCTCACGGCGGAGACGGTCGCCCACATGCCAGTACAGGCGGGTGAGTTCGGCATTGACCGCACCTGCCAACCGCTCACGGCTGGCGGCAATCAGGGTGCGCAGTTCGCTGTGGAGGGCGTCGGCACCAGGGATGGTAACGAGATCAAGCGGGGTGGTGGTCATGGGACAATCTCCTCCTCCACGACCTCGCCCAACTCTTCGAGAATCCCCCGCAGTTCTTCCAGGGCGCCATCGAGCTCTTCCATGGCCTCGCGGGCTAGCACGGCGGGCTCGGGCAATTCGTCGCCTGAGGTGTCGCTATCGTCCTTGAGCCAGGCAATGTCCAGGCTGTCGCCTCGGGCGGCGATCTCCTCACGGCTAAAACGCCGGAAGCGCCCGGTGTCACCGGTCTCCTGGCGCTTTGCTAAACTTGCAGGTGAACCCAGCGGATCGTTACCAAAGGCCTCTTCAAACTCGGCAAAATGGGCGCGGGTAAGCACGGTGCGTTTGCCGAACTGCGGCATATTGGCCCGCAGGTCGTAAACCCAGACCTCCTTGGTGTTCGCCTTGTCGGTCTCTCCCCGGGTGAAGAAGAGGACGTTGGTCTTTACCCCCTGGGCATAAAAGATGCCGGTGGGCAGGCGCAGGATGGTGTGCAGGTTGCACTTGTCCATGAGATCGGCGCGGATCTGACGGCCAATATTGCCCTCGAACAACACGTTGTCCGGCAGGACCACAGCGGCACGCCCCCCTGACCT from Desulfobulbaceae bacterium includes:
- a CDS encoding DUF1016 domain-containing protein, which translates into the protein MTTTPLDLVTIPGADALHSELRTLIAASRERLAGAVNAELTRLYWHVGDRLRREVLGGERAAYGSKVIDHLGSRLVAEFGRGFEAKNLHRMVKFAELFPDPEIVASLMRQLSWTHFLQLLPLKDPETRTFYARVSATEGWSVRELRRRIEQKTFERTAVASSQGAGINQALAHTETSGRLSPGLVFKDPYFLDFLGLNQGYDEADLESAILRQLEAFILELGRGFAFVERQKRMVIDGDDFYLDLLFFHRRLRRLVAVELKLGRFKAAHKGQMELYLKWLDRYERQPGEEAPIGLILCAEASREQVELLQMQQDGITVAEYWTELPPKEELERRLHQALIEARERLAARRMLMALDREGDVIGEGEG
- a CDS encoding restriction endonuclease subunit S, producing the protein MSELPLNWCEVHLCDIATTVSGVGFPLHYQGETSGALGFYKVGDISRAVLKHAGQLHIPQHFVSLRVAAELKGKPIPSGATVFAKIGEAIKLNRRAIVTDECLIDNNVMAVKAFTKESDRYLYMFLRTQDFTELSRATTVPSLRKGDIESLVVPLPPLNEQQRIADKLDAVLARVDACHERLDRVPAILKRFRQAVLSAATSGRLTEEWREVKKPQSIGTSRGAGLFDIPECWTWTLIDSIAEVKGGKRLPKGEKLVMENTGFPYIKAGQLKKGTVQKDIQEYLPPNIQKLIKRYIVNDGDVYITIVGACIGDVGVIPLEYDNANLTENAAKICNFKNVANDYLAFWLRSPVAQNHIDFLVKSGAQGKLALMRIKEIPVPLPTLEEQQEIVRRVEALFAYADRLEARYATARAQVEQLTPSLLAKAFRGELVPQDPNDEPASLLLERIQAFRAEQASKPKQRKTVRRPKVTTLSTETLRAIIESLPAPSFTFDELRSQVSADYETLKDLVFKLLTDPKSGIKQVFDVPTSEMRFQRVRT